A window of the Brassica napus cultivar Da-Ae chromosome A2, Da-Ae, whole genome shotgun sequence genome harbors these coding sequences:
- the LOC111198884 gene encoding uncharacterized protein LOC111198884, with the protein MKRLHPSRSVSVALLLILLAFFSRKFHTEGHIDLQISMEKSIGGSLRRIPRSRYSPIQNKRDPSRKQKITSREP; encoded by the exons ATGAAGAGATTACATCCATCAAGATCGGTCTCAGTAGCTCTCCTTCTGATTTTGCTAGCTTTCTTTAGCAGAAAGTTTCACACAGAGGGACACATAGATTTGCAGATAAGCATGGAGAAATCTATTGGAGGTAGCTTACGAAGAATCCCAAGAAGTCGATACAGTCCTATACAGAACAA GAGAGATCCAAGTAGGAAACAGAAGATCACATCAAGAGAACCatag
- the LOC106375966 gene encoding O-fucosyltransferase 36-like: MERNSSDEDEEDHQHLIPQNDTRSRHREDPTNGGSSFQIEDILSRRKISLNKRYLLAAVSLTISIGLIFLFTDLRQQFSGFKVDPLSSRVKESELRALYLLRQQQVELLSIWNGTTSANSSVRVAVAKQISLNKEIQEALLSPHKTGNYSGSVVSNLYERCVKVDQKLSDRRTVEWKPRSDKFLFAICLSGQMSNHLICLEKHMFFAALLDRVLVIPSSKFDYQYDRVIDVERINTCLGRNVVVSFDQFKKSRPPHIDRFICYFSSPQLCYVDDEHIKKLKGLGVSIERKLESPWSEDIKKPSKRNVDEVQRSFKSDDDVIAIGDVFYADMEQDWVMQPGGPINHKCKTLIEPNKLILLTAQRFIQTFLGNNFIALHFRRHGFLKFCNAKAPSCFYPIPQAAECIARMVERSNGAVIYLSTDAAESETSLLQSLVVVDGKIVPLVKRPPRNSAEKWDALLYRHGIEDDSQVDAMLDKTICAMSSVFIGASGSTFTEDILRLRKDWGTSSMCDEYLCRGEEPNFIAEDE, encoded by the exons ATGGAGCGGAACTCCTCAGACGAGGACGAAGAAGACCACCAGCATTTGATCCCTCAAAACGACACTCGCAGCCGCCACCGAGAAGATCCCACAAACGGCGGATCATCTTTCCAGATCGAAGACATTCTGTCGCGGAGGAAGATCTCGCTCAACAAGCGTTACCTCCTCGCCGCCGTCTCGCTAACTATCTCGATCGGTCTCATCTTCTTATTCACTGATCTCCGTCAGCAATTCTCCGGTTTCAAGGTAGATCCGCTCTCCAGCCGCGTTAAAGAATCAGAGCTCCGGGCGCTCTATCTCCTCAGGCAGCAACAGGTCGAGCTTCTCTCTATCTGGAACGGTACGACCAGTGCTAACTCCTCTGTGAGAGTGGCCGTCGCGAAGCAGATCTCACTGAATAAGGAGATCCAAGAGGCGCTTCTGTCGCCACACAAAACCGGGAACTACTCCGGCTCGGTGGTGTCTAACTTGTATGAGAGATGCGTGAAAGTGGATCAGAAATTGTCAGATCGGAGAACGGTAGAGTGGAAGCCGAGATCGGACAAGTTTCTGTTCGCTATATGCCTCTCGGGACAAATGAGCAACCACTTGATTTGCCTAGAGAAGCACATGTTCTTCGCCGCGTTGCTGGATCGGGTTCTTGTGATCCCGAGCTCCAAGTTTGATTACCAGTACGACAGAGTGATAGACGTTGAGCGGATTAATACTTGCTTGGGAAGAAACGTTGTCGTTTCCTTCGATCAGTTTAAAAAGAGTCGTCCTCCTCATATCGACCGTTTCATTTGTTACTTCTCATCGCCGCAGCTTTGCTATGTAGATGATGAGCATATCAAGAAGCTTAAAGGTTTGGGGGTTTCAATCGAGCGGAAGCTCGAGTCTCCTTGGAGCGAAGATATAAAGAAACCTAGCAAGAGAAATGTGGATGAGGTGCAGAGAAGTTTCAAGTCTGATGATGATGTGATCGCGATTGGGGATGTTTTCTATGCTGATATGGAGCAGGATTGGGTGATGCAGCCTGGTGGACCTATTAACCACAAGTGCAAGACGTTGATTGAACCCAATAAGCTTATTTTGCTGACCGCGCAACGGTTCATACAGACCTTCTTGGGAAACAATTTCATCGCGCTTCATTTCCGTCGACATGGGTTCCTTAAATTCTG CAATGCAAAAGCGCCGAGTTGCTTCTATCCGATTCCACAAGCTGCGGAGTGTATTGCTAGGATGGTCGAAAGATCCAACGGTGCAGTAATCTATCTTTCGACAGATGCTGCAGAAAGTGAAACAAGTCTGCTTCAGTCACTTGTTGTGGTCGATGGAAAAATTGTGCCACTTGTCAAACGTCCACCGCGTAATTCAGCTGAGAAATGGGACGCACTGTTATATCGACATGGTATAGAGGATGACTCTCAG GTGGATGCAATGCTGGATAAAACGATATGTGCCATGTCCAGCGTCTTCATTGGAGCCTCTGGATCGACGTTCACGGAGGATATTTTGAGGCTAAGGAAAGATTGGGGGACGTCTTCTATGTGCGATGAGTACTTATGTCGAGGGGAAGAGCCAAACTTCATAGCAGAAGATGAATAA
- the LOC106375965 gene encoding uncharacterized protein LOC106375965, whose translation MSNSTNETLSEKGQSDCKISNNQRTEPSQEWETMAQAWVAAFPDANSVVSATDVETWIGSNFDSLPADLRQRPLSDLVDRFLSMQQYMRQTASEQNEQEGQADQHPARFQRTDQWLPVYSWLESLDSGELVKSKDISEWLDANPEVKEELSSRHSRYHLTHYVKKCHLKILKRKEKKGLIRLSRETAMEVHKEFGEKHHNATLSADPMSNIPKDSDLYRTKLKEAKRRFEILVELEKKLAPHFSRPRIANT comes from the exons atgtcAAACTCAACAAACGAAACACTGTCTGAAAAGGGACAATCCGATTGCAAAATCTCTAATAATCAACGAACAGAGCCGTCTCAGGAATGGGAGACCATGGCTCAAGCCTGGGTCGCCGCCTTCCCCGACGCCAACTCCGTCGTAAGCGCCACTGACGTCGAGACTTGGATCGGCTCCAACTTCGACTCCCTGCCGGCGGATCTCCGTCAGAGGCCCCTCTCCGACCTCGTCGACCGCTTCCTCTCCATGCAACAGTACATGAGACAGACAGCATCTGAACAGAACGAG CAAGAAGGCCAAGCTGATCAACATCCAGCTCGGTTTCAGAGGACTGACCAGTGGTTACCAGTGTACTCGTGGTTAGAATCTCTGGATAGTGGAGAGCTGGTGAAATCGAAGGATATCTCTGAGTGGCTCGACGCGAATCCAGAGGTTAAGGAAGAGCTCTCGTCAAGGCATTCTCGTTATCATTTGACTCATTATGTCAAAAAATGCCATCTCAAGATACttaaaagaaaggagaagaag GGGTTGATCCGCCTTAGTAGAGAAACTGCAATGGAGGTTCACAAAGAATTTGGGGAGAAGCACCATAATGCCACACTTTCTG CTGATCCCATGAGCAATATACCAAAAGACAGTGACCTCTACCGTACAAAACTTAAAGAAGCTAAACGCAGATTCGAGAT CTTGGTTGAGCTCGAGAAGAAACTAGCTCCGCATTTTTCAAGGCCTCGAATAGCCAACACATGA
- the LOC106374442 gene encoding L-ascorbate oxidase homolog isoform X2, with amino-acid sequence MAWWPDGGFLMMMMMTIISFVQAEDSNRFFDLRVTYGNVSVTKYVPPTRVILINGKFPGPELYLVTNDNLIINVHNDLDEPFLLSWYLFIYLFRFTFRNGLHLKRNSYQDGVYGTTCPIPPGKNYTYAFHLEDQIGSFFYFPSLAVQKAAGGFGAIRILSRPGTPVPFPQPAGDFTILIGDWYTGEDHKARLDGGRMIPRPYSVLINGNEDTASTSLTVDKGKTYRFRISNVGLQLSLNFEILGHMLKLVEVEGTYTIQTKFTSLDIHVGQSYSVLVTMDQPPQNYSIVVGTRFTDSRSTNRIILHYSNSKSSKFVPNRQPDNDIDFSIKQARSIKTNLTASRQRQDAQGSYHYGRIKISRTLILESSAGVVNRKQRYAINGVSFVPADTPLKLADYFKIKGVFKVGSIPDKPGRAGIRLETAVMGVHHKDFLEIVFQNREKYVQTYHLDGYNFWVVGIGNRWSTWSHASRRDYNLRDAISRSTTQVYPKSWTAIYVAFDNVGMWNFRSEFWARQYLGQQFYFRVHSPANSTRDEYPLPKNALLCGRASNRHRRDFIP; translated from the exons ATGGCGTGGTGGCCTGACGGCGGttttttgatgatgatgatgatgaccatCATTTCTTTCGTTCAAGCCGAAGATTCCAACCGCTTCTTCGACTTGAGGGTCACTTACGGCAATGTCTCTGTGACTAAGTACGTTCCTCCAACAAGG GTAATTCTAATAAACGGAAAATTTCCCGGACCGGAGCTTTACTTAGTCACCAATGATAATTTGATCATCAATGTTCACAATGATCTGGACGAGCCTTTTCTCTTGTCTTGGTATCTATTTATTTACCTCTTTCGTTTCACCTTTCG GAACGGCTTGCATCTAAAGAGAAACTCTTACCAAGATGGAGTGTATGGGACGACTTGTCCAATCCCACCTGGAAAGAATTACACTTATGCCTTCCATCTCGAAGACCAGATCGGAAGTTTCTTCTACTTCCCTTCGCTGGCCGTTCAAAAAGCCGCCGGTGGTTTTGGTGCCATCCGTATCCTCAGTCGCCCTGGCACGCCCGTCCCTTTCCCGCAACCAGCCGGAGACTTCACCATCCTCATCGGGGATTGGTATACTGGGGAAGACCACAAG GCACGTTTGGATGGAGGACGCATGATACCTAGGCCTTATAGTGTTTTGATCAATGGCAATGAAGACACCGCCTCTACTTCTCTAACTGTCGACAAAG GTAAAACGTACAGATTCAGAATATCAAATGTGGGGCTTCAACTGTCCCTAAACTTCGAAATATTAGGTCATATGTTGAAGCTCGTTGAGGTCGAGGGAACCTACACAATCCAAACCAAGTTCACTTCACTCGACATTCACGTTGGTCAATCTTACTCTGTCCTGGTCACCATGGACCAGCCTCCCCAAAACTATTCGATTGTCGTGGGGACGAGATTCACTGACTCACGATCTACGAATAGAATTATTCTTCACTACTCCAACTCCAAAAGCTCTAAGTTTGTCCCTAATAGACAACCTGACAATGACATAGACTTTTCGATTAAACAGGCTCGGTCCATTAAGACTAACCTGACTGCGTCCAGGCAAAGGCAAGATGCTCAGGGCTCATACCATTATGGTCGAATCAAGATTTCTAGGACATTAATACTTGAAAGCTCAGCAGGCGTTGTGAACAGGAAGCAACGATATGCCATAAATGGCGTATCATTCGTTCCTGCTGATACTCCACTGAAGCTAGCAGATTACTTTAAGATCAAAGGTGTTTTCAAAGTAGGAAGCATCCCAGATAAGCCTGGAAGAGCAGGGATCAGACTAGAAACAGCAGTGATGGGAGTACACCACAAGGATTTTCTTGAGATCGTCTTTCAAAACCGCGAGAAGTACGTCCAGACTTACCATCTCGATGGATACAACTTCTGGGTTGTCGG GATTGGTAATCGATGGTCTACATGGTCACATGCGAGCAGACGAGACTATAACCTCAGGGATGCTATTTCTCGCTCCACTACTCAG GTCTATCCAAAATCTTGGACAGCTATATATGTGGCTTTCGATAATGTGGGGATGTGGAATTTCAGAAGTGAGTTTTGGGCAAGACAATACTTAGGTCAACAATTCTACTTCCGAGTTCACTCTCCGGCTAACTCTACCAGAGATGAATATCCTTTGCCTAAAAATGCTTTGTTGTGTGGTCGAGCCTCAAACAGACACAGGCGCGACTTCATACCCTAG
- the LOC106374442 gene encoding L-ascorbate oxidase homolog isoform X1 — translation MAWWPDGGFLMMMMMTIISFVQAEDSNRFFDLRVTYGNVSVTKYVPPTRVILINGKFPGPELYLVTNDNLIINVHNDLDEPFLLSWYLFIYLFRFTFRNGLHLKRNSYQDGVYGTTCPIPPGKNYTYAFHLEDQIGSFFYFPSLAVQKAAGGFGAIRILSRPGTPVPFPQPAGDFTILIGDWYTGEDHKDLKARLDGGRMIPRPYSVLINGNEDTASTSLTVDKGKTYRFRISNVGLQLSLNFEILGHMLKLVEVEGTYTIQTKFTSLDIHVGQSYSVLVTMDQPPQNYSIVVGTRFTDSRSTNRIILHYSNSKSSKFVPNRQPDNDIDFSIKQARSIKTNLTASRQRQDAQGSYHYGRIKISRTLILESSAGVVNRKQRYAINGVSFVPADTPLKLADYFKIKGVFKVGSIPDKPGRAGIRLETAVMGVHHKDFLEIVFQNREKYVQTYHLDGYNFWVVGIGNRWSTWSHASRRDYNLRDAISRSTTQVYPKSWTAIYVAFDNVGMWNFRSEFWARQYLGQQFYFRVHSPANSTRDEYPLPKNALLCGRASNRHRRDFIP, via the exons ATGGCGTGGTGGCCTGACGGCGGttttttgatgatgatgatgatgaccatCATTTCTTTCGTTCAAGCCGAAGATTCCAACCGCTTCTTCGACTTGAGGGTCACTTACGGCAATGTCTCTGTGACTAAGTACGTTCCTCCAACAAGG GTAATTCTAATAAACGGAAAATTTCCCGGACCGGAGCTTTACTTAGTCACCAATGATAATTTGATCATCAATGTTCACAATGATCTGGACGAGCCTTTTCTCTTGTCTTGGTATCTATTTATTTACCTCTTTCGTTTCACCTTTCG GAACGGCTTGCATCTAAAGAGAAACTCTTACCAAGATGGAGTGTATGGGACGACTTGTCCAATCCCACCTGGAAAGAATTACACTTATGCCTTCCATCTCGAAGACCAGATCGGAAGTTTCTTCTACTTCCCTTCGCTGGCCGTTCAAAAAGCCGCCGGTGGTTTTGGTGCCATCCGTATCCTCAGTCGCCCTGGCACGCCCGTCCCTTTCCCGCAACCAGCCGGAGACTTCACCATCCTCATCGGGGATTGGTATACTGGGGAAGACCACAAG GATTTAAAGGCACGTTTGGATGGAGGACGCATGATACCTAGGCCTTATAGTGTTTTGATCAATGGCAATGAAGACACCGCCTCTACTTCTCTAACTGTCGACAAAG GTAAAACGTACAGATTCAGAATATCAAATGTGGGGCTTCAACTGTCCCTAAACTTCGAAATATTAGGTCATATGTTGAAGCTCGTTGAGGTCGAGGGAACCTACACAATCCAAACCAAGTTCACTTCACTCGACATTCACGTTGGTCAATCTTACTCTGTCCTGGTCACCATGGACCAGCCTCCCCAAAACTATTCGATTGTCGTGGGGACGAGATTCACTGACTCACGATCTACGAATAGAATTATTCTTCACTACTCCAACTCCAAAAGCTCTAAGTTTGTCCCTAATAGACAACCTGACAATGACATAGACTTTTCGATTAAACAGGCTCGGTCCATTAAGACTAACCTGACTGCGTCCAGGCAAAGGCAAGATGCTCAGGGCTCATACCATTATGGTCGAATCAAGATTTCTAGGACATTAATACTTGAAAGCTCAGCAGGCGTTGTGAACAGGAAGCAACGATATGCCATAAATGGCGTATCATTCGTTCCTGCTGATACTCCACTGAAGCTAGCAGATTACTTTAAGATCAAAGGTGTTTTCAAAGTAGGAAGCATCCCAGATAAGCCTGGAAGAGCAGGGATCAGACTAGAAACAGCAGTGATGGGAGTACACCACAAGGATTTTCTTGAGATCGTCTTTCAAAACCGCGAGAAGTACGTCCAGACTTACCATCTCGATGGATACAACTTCTGGGTTGTCGG GATTGGTAATCGATGGTCTACATGGTCACATGCGAGCAGACGAGACTATAACCTCAGGGATGCTATTTCTCGCTCCACTACTCAG GTCTATCCAAAATCTTGGACAGCTATATATGTGGCTTTCGATAATGTGGGGATGTGGAATTTCAGAAGTGAGTTTTGGGCAAGACAATACTTAGGTCAACAATTCTACTTCCGAGTTCACTCTCCGGCTAACTCTACCAGAGATGAATATCCTTTGCCTAAAAATGCTTTGTTGTGTGGTCGAGCCTCAAACAGACACAGGCGCGACTTCATACCCTAG
- the LOC106374442 gene encoding L-ascorbate oxidase homolog isoform X4 has translation MAWWPDGGFLMMMMMTIISFVQAEDSNRFFDLRVTYGNVSVTKNGLHLKRNSYQDGVYGTTCPIPPGKNYTYAFHLEDQIGSFFYFPSLAVQKAAGGFGAIRILSRPGTPVPFPQPAGDFTILIGDWYTGEDHKDLKARLDGGRMIPRPYSVLINGNEDTASTSLTVDKGKTYRFRISNVGLQLSLNFEILGHMLKLVEVEGTYTIQTKFTSLDIHVGQSYSVLVTMDQPPQNYSIVVGTRFTDSRSTNRIILHYSNSKSSKFVPNRQPDNDIDFSIKQARSIKTNLTASRQRQDAQGSYHYGRIKISRTLILESSAGVVNRKQRYAINGVSFVPADTPLKLADYFKIKGVFKVGSIPDKPGRAGIRLETAVMGVHHKDFLEIVFQNREKYVQTYHLDGYNFWVVGIGNRWSTWSHASRRDYNLRDAISRSTTQVYPKSWTAIYVAFDNVGMWNFRSEFWARQYLGQQFYFRVHSPANSTRDEYPLPKNALLCGRASNRHRRDFIP, from the exons ATGGCGTGGTGGCCTGACGGCGGttttttgatgatgatgatgatgaccatCATTTCTTTCGTTCAAGCCGAAGATTCCAACCGCTTCTTCGACTTGAGGGTCACTTACGGCAATGTCTCTGTGACTAA GAACGGCTTGCATCTAAAGAGAAACTCTTACCAAGATGGAGTGTATGGGACGACTTGTCCAATCCCACCTGGAAAGAATTACACTTATGCCTTCCATCTCGAAGACCAGATCGGAAGTTTCTTCTACTTCCCTTCGCTGGCCGTTCAAAAAGCCGCCGGTGGTTTTGGTGCCATCCGTATCCTCAGTCGCCCTGGCACGCCCGTCCCTTTCCCGCAACCAGCCGGAGACTTCACCATCCTCATCGGGGATTGGTATACTGGGGAAGACCACAAG GATTTAAAGGCACGTTTGGATGGAGGACGCATGATACCTAGGCCTTATAGTGTTTTGATCAATGGCAATGAAGACACCGCCTCTACTTCTCTAACTGTCGACAAAG GTAAAACGTACAGATTCAGAATATCAAATGTGGGGCTTCAACTGTCCCTAAACTTCGAAATATTAGGTCATATGTTGAAGCTCGTTGAGGTCGAGGGAACCTACACAATCCAAACCAAGTTCACTTCACTCGACATTCACGTTGGTCAATCTTACTCTGTCCTGGTCACCATGGACCAGCCTCCCCAAAACTATTCGATTGTCGTGGGGACGAGATTCACTGACTCACGATCTACGAATAGAATTATTCTTCACTACTCCAACTCCAAAAGCTCTAAGTTTGTCCCTAATAGACAACCTGACAATGACATAGACTTTTCGATTAAACAGGCTCGGTCCATTAAGACTAACCTGACTGCGTCCAGGCAAAGGCAAGATGCTCAGGGCTCATACCATTATGGTCGAATCAAGATTTCTAGGACATTAATACTTGAAAGCTCAGCAGGCGTTGTGAACAGGAAGCAACGATATGCCATAAATGGCGTATCATTCGTTCCTGCTGATACTCCACTGAAGCTAGCAGATTACTTTAAGATCAAAGGTGTTTTCAAAGTAGGAAGCATCCCAGATAAGCCTGGAAGAGCAGGGATCAGACTAGAAACAGCAGTGATGGGAGTACACCACAAGGATTTTCTTGAGATCGTCTTTCAAAACCGCGAGAAGTACGTCCAGACTTACCATCTCGATGGATACAACTTCTGGGTTGTCGG GATTGGTAATCGATGGTCTACATGGTCACATGCGAGCAGACGAGACTATAACCTCAGGGATGCTATTTCTCGCTCCACTACTCAG GTCTATCCAAAATCTTGGACAGCTATATATGTGGCTTTCGATAATGTGGGGATGTGGAATTTCAGAAGTGAGTTTTGGGCAAGACAATACTTAGGTCAACAATTCTACTTCCGAGTTCACTCTCCGGCTAACTCTACCAGAGATGAATATCCTTTGCCTAAAAATGCTTTGTTGTGTGGTCGAGCCTCAAACAGACACAGGCGCGACTTCATACCCTAG
- the LOC106374442 gene encoding L-ascorbate oxidase homolog isoform X3, which yields MAWWPDGGFLMMMMMTIISFVQAEDSNRFFDLRVTYGNVSVTKYVPPTRVILINGKFPGPELYLVTNDNLIINVHNDLDEPFLLSWNGLHLKRNSYQDGVYGTTCPIPPGKNYTYAFHLEDQIGSFFYFPSLAVQKAAGGFGAIRILSRPGTPVPFPQPAGDFTILIGDWYTGEDHKDLKARLDGGRMIPRPYSVLINGNEDTASTSLTVDKGKTYRFRISNVGLQLSLNFEILGHMLKLVEVEGTYTIQTKFTSLDIHVGQSYSVLVTMDQPPQNYSIVVGTRFTDSRSTNRIILHYSNSKSSKFVPNRQPDNDIDFSIKQARSIKTNLTASRQRQDAQGSYHYGRIKISRTLILESSAGVVNRKQRYAINGVSFVPADTPLKLADYFKIKGVFKVGSIPDKPGRAGIRLETAVMGVHHKDFLEIVFQNREKYVQTYHLDGYNFWVVGIGNRWSTWSHASRRDYNLRDAISRSTTQVYPKSWTAIYVAFDNVGMWNFRSEFWARQYLGQQFYFRVHSPANSTRDEYPLPKNALLCGRASNRHRRDFIP from the exons ATGGCGTGGTGGCCTGACGGCGGttttttgatgatgatgatgatgaccatCATTTCTTTCGTTCAAGCCGAAGATTCCAACCGCTTCTTCGACTTGAGGGTCACTTACGGCAATGTCTCTGTGACTAAGTACGTTCCTCCAACAAGG GTAATTCTAATAAACGGAAAATTTCCCGGACCGGAGCTTTACTTAGTCACCAATGATAATTTGATCATCAATGTTCACAATGATCTGGACGAGCCTTTTCTCTTGTCTTG GAACGGCTTGCATCTAAAGAGAAACTCTTACCAAGATGGAGTGTATGGGACGACTTGTCCAATCCCACCTGGAAAGAATTACACTTATGCCTTCCATCTCGAAGACCAGATCGGAAGTTTCTTCTACTTCCCTTCGCTGGCCGTTCAAAAAGCCGCCGGTGGTTTTGGTGCCATCCGTATCCTCAGTCGCCCTGGCACGCCCGTCCCTTTCCCGCAACCAGCCGGAGACTTCACCATCCTCATCGGGGATTGGTATACTGGGGAAGACCACAAG GATTTAAAGGCACGTTTGGATGGAGGACGCATGATACCTAGGCCTTATAGTGTTTTGATCAATGGCAATGAAGACACCGCCTCTACTTCTCTAACTGTCGACAAAG GTAAAACGTACAGATTCAGAATATCAAATGTGGGGCTTCAACTGTCCCTAAACTTCGAAATATTAGGTCATATGTTGAAGCTCGTTGAGGTCGAGGGAACCTACACAATCCAAACCAAGTTCACTTCACTCGACATTCACGTTGGTCAATCTTACTCTGTCCTGGTCACCATGGACCAGCCTCCCCAAAACTATTCGATTGTCGTGGGGACGAGATTCACTGACTCACGATCTACGAATAGAATTATTCTTCACTACTCCAACTCCAAAAGCTCTAAGTTTGTCCCTAATAGACAACCTGACAATGACATAGACTTTTCGATTAAACAGGCTCGGTCCATTAAGACTAACCTGACTGCGTCCAGGCAAAGGCAAGATGCTCAGGGCTCATACCATTATGGTCGAATCAAGATTTCTAGGACATTAATACTTGAAAGCTCAGCAGGCGTTGTGAACAGGAAGCAACGATATGCCATAAATGGCGTATCATTCGTTCCTGCTGATACTCCACTGAAGCTAGCAGATTACTTTAAGATCAAAGGTGTTTTCAAAGTAGGAAGCATCCCAGATAAGCCTGGAAGAGCAGGGATCAGACTAGAAACAGCAGTGATGGGAGTACACCACAAGGATTTTCTTGAGATCGTCTTTCAAAACCGCGAGAAGTACGTCCAGACTTACCATCTCGATGGATACAACTTCTGGGTTGTCGG GATTGGTAATCGATGGTCTACATGGTCACATGCGAGCAGACGAGACTATAACCTCAGGGATGCTATTTCTCGCTCCACTACTCAG GTCTATCCAAAATCTTGGACAGCTATATATGTGGCTTTCGATAATGTGGGGATGTGGAATTTCAGAAGTGAGTTTTGGGCAAGACAATACTTAGGTCAACAATTCTACTTCCGAGTTCACTCTCCGGCTAACTCTACCAGAGATGAATATCCTTTGCCTAAAAATGCTTTGTTGTGTGGTCGAGCCTCAAACAGACACAGGCGCGACTTCATACCCTAG
- the LOC106375964 gene encoding uncharacterized protein LOC106375964 has translation MNFRGGCCIARYGDSGGDMSKVDRIMLRYRPIAPRPDSGGSSSPPLDSVSPKSRRGKRKYSKENSSSSGGSVNSNGNSKRRRNEEAKNGSETVTLPLLPETPERRKEPPRVLVPAAASSWLSFGDDGRYQAAKKSLDLTEGLLTARTETVVSSLLTVECVTEGEYELGCTDEEKKMNLERDTCPGFISDGLGRVVWTNGSYRDLVIGKDKCCSKMSVWLVMKEKPLLTKRTFTCRMRLQYTCRDSLVSSITSPCDGWKMNDGGFAWRLDVNAALFLGR, from the coding sequence atgaatttccggGGAGGCTGTTGTATAGCGAGATACGGAGACAGTGGTGGTGATATGTCAAAGGTGGATAGGATTATGCTCCGGTACCGTCCGATTGCTCCGAGACCAGATTCCGGCGGATCTTCTTCGCCGCCGTTGGATTCCGTATCGCCCAAGTCGCGGAGAGGAAAGAGAAAATATTCGAAAGAGAACAGTAGCAGCAGCGGGGGATCTGTTAACAGTAACGGCAACAGTAAACGGAGGAGAAACGAAGAGGCTAAGAACGGATCTGAGACTGTGACGTTGCCTCTTCTTCCCGAGACTCCTGAGAGGAGGAAGGAACCGCCTAGGGTTTTGGTGCCTGCGGCGGCGTCTTCGTGGTTGAGTTTCGGAGATGACGGACGTTATCAAGCGGCGAAGAAGAGTTTAGATCTGACGGAGGGATTACTAACGGCGAGAACGGAAACGGTTGTGTCGTCGCTGTTAACGGTAGAGTGCGTAACGGAGGGGGAGTACGAGTTAGGGTGTACGGACGAGGAAAAGAAGATGAATCTGGAGAGGGACACGTGTCCTGGTTTTATATCGGACGGTTTAGGGAGAGTCGTTTGGACGAATGGTTCGTACAGAGATTTGGTGATTGGGAAGGACAAGTGTTGTAGTAAGATGAGTGTGTGGCTGGTGATGAAGGAGAAGCCTTTGCTAACGAAACGGACGTTCACATGTAGAATGAGACTGCAGTACACGTGTCGCGATAGTTTAGTGAGTTCGATTACTTCGCCTTGTGATGGTTGGAAGATGAATGACGGTGGCTTCGCGTGGCGGCTTGACGTTAACGCTGCACTTTTTCTTGGACGGTGA